The window CATCCTCTACCTGATCACCTCGTTCGTGTTCTTCATCCTCGGCGGCGTGATGGCGATGCTCATGCGGGCCGAGTTGGGTCGCCCAGGACTCCAGTTCCTCTCCAACGAGCAGTACAACCAGCTCTTCACCATGCACGGCACGATCATGCTGCTGCTCTTCGCGACCCCGCTGGTGTTCGCGTTCGGCAACTACGTCGTACCGCTGCAGATCGGGGCGCCGGACGTCTCCTTCCCCCGGCTGAACGCGTTCGCGTACTGGCTGTACCTGCTCGGCGGCTCGCTGGTGATGCTCGGTTTCCTCACCCCCGACGGGGCGGCCGACTTCGGCTGGACCGCCTACACCCCGCTGAGCCGGGCCCAGCACAGCCCCGGCATCGGACCCGACATGTGGGTGATCGGCCTGGTCGTCTCCGGCCTCGGCACCATCCTCGGCGCGGTCAACATGATCACCACGATCATCACCCTCCGGGCGCCCGGCATGACCATGTTCCGGATGCCGATCTTCACCTGGAACATCCTGCTCACCGCGGTCCTGGTGATCCTGGTCTTCCCGCTGCTCGCGGCCGCGCTGCTGGCGCTCTACGCCGACCGCCGGATCGACGCCCATGTGTACGATCCGGCCACCGGCGGCCCACTGCTGTGGCAACACCTGTTCTGGTTCTTCGGCCATCCCGAGGTCTACATCGTCGCGTTGCCGTTCTTCGGCATCATCACCGAGATCATTCCGGTCTTCTCCCGCAAGCCGATCTTCGGCTACAAGGGCATCGTCTTCGCCACCATCGCGATCACGGTGCTGTCGATGACGGTCTGGGCCCACCACATGTTCGGCACCGGGCAGGTGCTCCTGCCCTTCTTCAGCATCCTGAGTTACCTGATCGCCGTACCGACCGGGGTGAAGTTCTTCAACTGGATCGGGACCATGTGGAAGGGGCAGATCAGCTTCGAGACGCCGATGCTGTTCGCCATCGGCTTCCTGGTCACCTTCCTGTTCGGCGGGCTCACCGGCGTACTGCTGGCCAGCCCGCCGGTCGACTGGCACGTCACGGACACCTATTTCGTGGTGGCGCACTTCCACTACGTACTGTTCGGCACGATCGTGTTCGCGGCGTTCGGCGGGATCTACTTCTGGTTCCCGAAGATGACCGGGCGGATGCTCGACGAACGCCTCGGCAAGCTCCACTTCTGGACCATGTTCATCGGCTTCCACGGCACCTTCCTGGTCCAGCACTGGCTGGGCAACGAGGGCATGCCCCGCCGGTACGCCGACTACCTGCCCACCGACGGGTTCACCGTGCTGAACATGGTCTCGACGATCAGCTCGTTCATCCTCGGCGCCTCGACCCTGTTCATCATCTACAACCTGTGGAAGTCGTACCGGTTCGGTCGGATAGTGGCCGTCGACGACCCCTGGGGCTTCGGCAACTCGCTGGAGTGGGCGACCAGTTGCCCGCCACCGCTGCGCAACTTCGACCGGATGCCCCGGATCCGCTCCGAGCGCCCCGCCTTCGACGCCAAGTACGGCCCACTGGTGGCCGATCTCGGCCGGGATCTGCCGCAGCGCTCGACCAAACCGCCACAGGACATCGGGGACGAGTTGCACGCCGAGCAGCACCACGGCTCGGACAAGTCAAGCCCCGAAGGCGCGTACGGTGCCCGCGAGGCGACCCGCTGGCAGCCCGATCCGCGCTCGGGTGCCCGCCCGATCGAGGTCCCGGAGCCCGAGGAGGTACGCCGGCCGAGTTTCGAGCCGAGCGCGCCGGACGTGCACCTCGACAACGACCGGGGCGGCCCGAGCAGTGAGCACTGGCGTACCGGCCAACCGCCGGAAGAGGGCGGGAAGGGCTGAGTCGATGCCGGCGAGGTGGTGGCCCGGACCGGCGGGCGGTGGTGACGATCCCACCGCCCGGCGGTCACTCGTGCAGCGGTGCCAGTCCGGCCGAGGCGAGCGAGTGCCGTACGCCGGGCTGGGCCCGGGTCAGCTTCAGCGCCACGCCGCTGCGGGCGGCCGCGTCCCGGCCCGCGATCAGCGCCGCTATCCCCCCGGGCTCGAGCAGTCCCACGTCGACCAGGTCGACCACCACCTCGGTGGGCTGCCCACTGCTCACCGCATCGACGACCGCGCGGCGCAACTGGTCGCTGGTGTCGCGGTCGAGTTCGCCGCCGATCGCGATGACCGTACGATCACCGGACTGGCGGACCGACAGCCGGGTCTCCGGGGCGTCCGGATCCACTCCGCCGGCCTGCCAGGGTGCGGGGGCGTCGGCGAGCATGGCCTGGCGCAGCCAGGTGAGCGCGCGGGAGAGCAACCGGGAGACGTGCATCTGGGAGATGCCGAACCGGGCGGCGATCTCGGCCTGGGTCTGGTTGCCGTAGAACCGCATGGCCAGGATGCGCCGCTCCCGCCAGGGCAGCCGGCCGAGCAGGCCGCTGACGGTCACCCGGTCGTCCACCGACTCCAGGTCGGCGTCGGACTCCCCCACCAGGTCACCGAACTCGGCCGAGCTCTCCCCGCCGACCGGCGCGTTGAGCGAGGCCGGGCTGTAACCGGCGGCGGATTCGAGGGCCGCGAGGATCTCCTCCTGCGGGGTTTCGAGCCTCGCCGCCAGTTCGGCCACCGTCGGCGCCCGGGACAGTTCGCTGGTCAGCGCGGCGGTCGCCTGGCCGACCTCGAGGATCAGGTCGCGCAGCCGGCGCGGGACGTGCACCCCCCAGGTGCGGTCCCGGAAGTGCCGCTTGATCTCGCCGACGATGGTGATCGCGGCGTAGGCGGTGAACGAACCGCGTTCCGGGTCGTACCGGTCGACGGCGTTGACCAGACCGAGCCGGGCGACCTGTTCGAGGTCCTCCAACGGCTCGCCCCGCCCCCGGTAGCGGCGGGCCAGCCGGCCGGCGAACGGCAGCGCGAACCGGACCAGGTCGTCACGGGCCTCCTGCCGACGCTCGTCCGGCAGGCCCTCGATCCGTGCCGCGTACGCCAGCGCGGCCGCGTCGAGGTCCTCCAGCCCGCGCTCGTTCGGCGCGGGTGTGGGCGTGGTCGTGGGTGTGTCCGTGCTCGTGGTCGTACTCGCGTTCGTGGTCGTGCCCGTGCTGATCTGTCCGAACATCCGCGCCTCCCTCAGGAAGGTCCCCCACCCGGATTTACGGAACCGGCCAGTGACGCCCTCGCCACGGTGGACCGGACCGGAGCGCGAAGATCTGACCGGAAACAGCCCAACAGCGCCCGCTCACCATTTCGTCACGTAGCGCAGTCAACCGGTTGCAGTCAGCGACGTTCCCGCTCTGTAGGTACTCAATCACGGGACCGGACTTTCGCGGGATGTTTTGCCGGCGGACCCCCTCGACAGAACGGCGGATGCCCTCAACAGACCAACAGTCCGTGCGCGGTGCCGCTGGCCCGCAGACCGGCCAGGGCCTCCTGCACCCCGAGACGCGGCGGCGCCGGCAGGTCGTACGGCTGCCCGCGCAACACCTCGGTGGCGTGCCGGGTCGGTACCGAGGTGACCGGATAGCCCCGCGCCGCGATCCGGTCCAGGGCCCGGCGGCGGCGGCCGAACGACGCCACCGCCAGCCACTGCGGCAGTCCGGCCAGGGCCGGTGAACGCATGCCCGGCGGCTCGGGCAGCACGTCGACCGAACTGAACGCCGTACTGCCGGCCAGCCACCACTCCGCACCGGCCACCCGGCGACTGGTCGCGTTCTCGCACCAGTACGGCACCAGCCCCGCCCGGACCACCTGCCACGGGTCGATCAGCCGCCCGCACTCCACCACGCACCGGTCACCACTCTTGCCGGCGGCCCGCAGCCATCCCCGGTACACGTCCGCGGTCGACGCGCTGAGCGCCTCCGGCTCGGCGAAGAGCACCCGGTGCAGGGCGCTGTCGGCCTCCCGGACCCAGTCCAGCACGCTCTGCTCGAAGCCGGGCTCGATGCCGTGCTCGGCGTACCCCTGCGGACCGACCGGCGGTGGCGGTTCCCACCGCTGCGGATCGCCACCCGCGGTACGCAGCACCTGGTCCAGCGGCTCGCTGAGGATGCGGAAGTCGGCCGGCGTCATCCCGCTACCGGGACTGCCCAACTGGAACGCGTGTCCCTGCCCCTGGTCGGCGACCGGCCAGGTCCGTACGTCACGCAGCAGCAGCACGGGGGCACCCGGTGCCAGCCGCTCGTCGAGGAAGTTCCGGTACGCCTGCGGCAACTGCCGCCACCGCAGCACCAGGGACACGGTCGAACCGGCGAGCACCCCCCGTACCGCCGGGTCGTGCACCTGCCGGACCCGGATGCCCGGATTCGCCGCGACCAGCCGCTGCGCCACCTGGGCGCCGTACGCGTAGGACCCGGCCAGGTTGTCCACCGACCCCTGGGGCCACTGCACCGAGACCTCGAAACCGGCCGGAAGCCACGGCATGCCCAGGGCGGTGGCCAGGTGCACGGCGGCACCGCTGGGCGAACCGAGGACCACACCGGGAAACTCGCCGGCCGGATAGTGGTCCACCATCCACCGGGCCACCCACTCGGCGTCGACCTGCCCCACCTGGCGCACCGGCAGGGCCGCCCGACCGCCCGCGCGGGCCACCGCGGCCCGGCGTACCGCCTCCGGGGTGCCCGGAAACCGGGCCAGCATCGGCTGGTAGCCGAGATCGGCGCAGTCCTCGCCGCGCAGCGCCCGGGACGCCGCGGCGAGCAGCACCCGCGCCGGGCTGTCCAACGCCACTATCCGCCGCGGTCCGGGGACGTCGGGCCCACTCGCGGCCACCCATTCCTGCATCTCCCGCACCGGGACCCGCCCTTCATCCGTCCACTTGCCACACGCGGGCTTCCCGTCCGGATCGCGTTCAAACGACCTTTACGCAACCCTGCGTGACTAATCCGAGGACGGCACCCTTCTGGGCCACTGGCCCGTGAACGCACCGGCACGCCCCGGTCACCCGGTTGCGTACCGGGTGACCGCTTGCGTACCGCGCGTCGTCCCCGAACACGCGGGCGTGGAGTCGCCACCCGCACCCGCGACCCCGGTCAGGTCAGGTCGTCGCCGCCGTCGGCCCGCTCCCGGACCAGCTCGGCACGGGCCCGGCTGGCCACCTCGCCGCCGTCCTCCGCGCGGTCCGCCAGCAACCCGCGCAGGTCCGCGAACGGCTGGTCGGGCGGGGAGAGCGGCACCGAGGCGTCCACCACCGCCTCGATCAGGGTGGGCCGGTCGGCGGCGAGCGCCTCGTCCCAGGCCGCCCCCATCATCTCCGGCCGGTCGATGCGCAGCCCGTGCATGCCGAGCAGCCGGGCCCACCCCGCGTACGGGACGTCCGGCAGCCGCTGGGCCTCCGGCACCGCCACCTGTCCCGCCCCGCGCTGGGTCTGGCTCATCCCGGCCTGGTCACGGTTGTTCAGCACCAGCACGACAAACCGGGGATCGGCCCACTCGTGCCAACGGTTCGCCACCGTGACCAGCTCGGCCAGGCCGTTGAGCTGCATCGCCCCGTCACCGGCGAGGACAACCACGGGCCGGTCCGGCGCGGCCAACTTCGCCGCGATGCCGTACGGCAGGGAGCAGCCCGTGGCACCGAGGGTGCTGGACAGGTGTGCCGGCACACCCGGCGGCAGTTGCACGTGGCGGGCGTACCAGTAGGTCACCGAGCCGACGTCGACCGCGACCGCGCTGTCCCAGGGCAACCGGGGCGACAGCTCGCGCAGCACGTGCTGCGGGTTCATCGGCTCGGCCGGTGCGTCGGCCCGGGCCGTGGCATCGCTCCACCAGCGGTCGAAGGAGACCTCGATGGTCTCCCGCCACTCCCGGTTGGCCCGCTGCGGCACCCGGTCGAGCAGGGCGCGCAGCGTCTCCGCCGCGTCCCCGATCAACGGCACGTCCACCGGGTAACGGTTCGCCACCCGGCGGCCGTCGATGTCGATCTGGATCACGGCTGCCTGGCCGGGCATCGGGTAGTAGTCGGTCCACGGATCGTTCGTGCCGACCAGCAGGAGGGTGTCGCAACCGCCGAGCAGTTGCGCGCTCGCGGTGGTGCCCAACTCCCCCATCACCCCGGTGTGGAACGGCAGCCGCTCGTCGAGCACCGGCTTGCCGAGCAGCGAGGTGGTGATGCCGGCGCCGACCCGGTCGGCGAGGGCGACGATCTCGTCGGCCGCGCCGTAGCCGCCCTGCCCCACGAGCATCGCCACCCGCCGACCGGCGCCGAGCAACTGCGCCGCCGCGTTCAGGTCCTCCTCGTGCGGCATCACCCGGGCCGGGGGCAGCCCCGGCGCCATCGAGAACACGCCGTCCGACCGTGGCGGCAGATCGGGTACGGCGGCCGTCTGCAACTGCTGCGGCACGATCACGCAGGTCGGGCTCCGGGTCGCCACGGCGGTTCGGAAAGCCCGGTCGATCAGCGAGGGCACCTGCTCCGCGGTGCTCGCCACCCGGACGAACTCGCACACGTCGCTGAACAGGCGGAGCAGCTCGATCTCCCGGTACGCGGCGCCGTACGGGCCCTCCAACTGCTGGCCGACGATCGCCACCACGGGCTTGCCGTCGAGCTTGGCGTCGTACAGGCCGCCGAGCAGGTGGATCGCCCCCGGCCCCTGGGTGGCCAGGCAGACACCGACCCCGCCGCTGTACTTGGCATGCCCGGTGGCCATGAAACCGGCCGTCTCCTCGTGCCGCGCCTGGACGAAGGCGGGCTTGCCGCCGGCCCGTTGCAGCGCCGCGACGATCCCCTCGACGCCGTCACCGGAGGCACCGAAGACCCGCGGCACGTGCCACGCCCGCAGCCGCTCGACGAGCAGGTCCGCGACCACCCGGGTCGGCTCAGCCATCCGTCCTCCCCGGGGTGCTGGCGTCGGCGTACCGCAGGATCGCGCCCACGCCGTCGGGCAGTTCCGGCGCCTCGTCCGGCCCGAGTACGGTCAGCCCGGCGTCGGTGGCGACCAGTGCCCGGACCAGGGCGGCGTCGGCCCGTACGGGTTGCGGGTCGGCCACCGACATGGCGGTGAGCTGGTCCGGTCCGGTGGCGATGTCGGTCGGCTCCGGACCGATCCAGAGCTGGTCGGTGGAGGACGCGTCGTGGACCAGCAGCATGTTCTCGACCTGGCTGCGTTGCAGCGCGGTCACCACCGCGTCCATCCCGTTGCCGATCTGCTCCTGCATCCCGAACTTGTCCAGGGCGGCGTCGGCGTGCGCGGTCGCCACCTCGGCGATGGCCTGCACGGTCACGTCGTCGAGTGCGGAGTTGTCACTGCCGGCGGCCCGGAAACCCGCGTCGGTGTGCACGATCCGGTCCTGCCAGCGGGCCGGCAACTGGGCGGCGAGCATCGTCCGGGCCTGGGTGTCGCCTGCCACCACGACCACCTCGGCACCGACCGCGTCGGCGAGTTCGGCGGTGGCCGCCGCGGCGTCACCGGCGTTGCGTTTCCACGCGGTGAGGGCCGCCCGCTGGAAGTTCCCCTGCGACCATGCACCGGGCTTGACCCGACGGACCGGGAAGGTGTTGCCGCCGCCGACCTCGGCGCGTCTGGCCACCCCGCCGGCACTGACCCCGTCCACACTGGCTCCGGTGCGGTCGGCCAGTACGCGCACCCAGGGCACCTGTTCACCCCGCTGGGCGAGCAGCGGCATGGTGTGGGCCAGCGGTCCGTTCGCGGCGATGTCCTTCAGCGGCGGGGCGGACAGGTACTCGGTGAGCACCACCTCCCCGTCGGTGGCGAAGGCGGCGATGCCGTAGTCGCCCGCCATCGGGTCGTGTCCGCGTACCACGCTGTCGAGTGCCGCGACCGTCGCCGGGTCGGCCCGCTGCTGGGCCAGCCGTTCCCGCAGGGCGCGCCAGCGCAGGTCCAGCGCGGGCCGGGCGTCCTGACTGTCACGTGAGGCATCCAGGTAGACCGAGGCCCAGGGTCCCGGTCGGGCGTAGATCGGGCGCAGGAAGGACAGCTCCATGGTTGTCGACCCCTCTCCAACTCGCCGCTGGCATACCCGCGCCGTCCGGGTTGTCACCTGACCGCGATCACCGGAGGCGGGATTCACTCACTTTCCGCCCACCGGGGGCTACAGATACAATGCGTGAACCAAAGCGGACTCTCGGTGGTGAAAATGGACAGCGAGCTCTATCCCGAGCGAGTGGCGTACCGGCGTGGGCCGATCGTCACCGGCCGGGTCATCCGGTTGCTCGAGGGCTACTCACGCGAGATGCGGGTGCAGCAACCGATCGTCGTCGCGGTGCTCGCCACGGCCGGGGTGGCGCGGGTGATCCTGCTGCTGTTCGCCTCGCTGCTGCGGTCGGGGTCCGGAGCCGGGGCGCAGCGTCGCTGGAAGGAGCTGCGCAAGGGCCCGGAGTTCCTGGTCACGCCGTTGCGGATCCGGGACAGCGAGGGCGTGCTCTGCGAGATGGAGATCCACGGTCACCTGCCGCAGAGCGCCATCGAACCGGCCGACCACATCCAGGTGACCATCCGGCCGCAGAAGGACACGCAGCTCGCGCCGCGGGTGGAACGGATCGTGAACCTGACCACCGCGCAGCTGCTCACCCCGCGCCCACCGACCGTCTGGTCGCACCTGGGACCGGCGCTGCTGCTCCAGGCGATTTTCGGACTGCTGCTGATCGGTGCGATCGCCGCCTGCACAGTGGTCAACGGCTGACCGCGCCGGCCGAGCCGCCCGATGGTGACGGCGAGTCAGGCGACCGGAACCGGGGTCCGGGCCGGGGCGGGGTCGGACAGCAGGCCACGACGCCGGGCCCAGCGTTCGAAGCCGAGGGTGGCCAGCGGCGGGATCGCGCAGACCAGCGCCACCAGCGTCACCGACCAGCTCCATCGGCCCAGGCGGCTGACCAGCAGGACCAGTCCGACGTACGCGACGAAGAGTCCGCCGTGGATCGGGCCGAAGATCTGCACCCCGATCTCGTTCTCGGTGGGGCCGTACTTGAAGATCATCCCGGTCAGCAGCGCCAACCAGGAGATCGCCTCCGCGATCGCGGCCACCACGAACAGTTTCTGCGCCGTACGCCGCATCGACCCTCCTTCGACTTCCGACCCGTGATCGTACGCGAGCCCACGGTCGCCCCCGGCCGATACCGCCGTATCCGGGCTTCCCGCAGACCGGGAGGGGCCCGGTGGCGGGTGTGTCGGCTCGGTCCGGTCGGGGAACCATGTCGATCGAGACTTCCCTTGCGGCACCGGCCGTGCGAGGTTGGAACCACTCGGAGTAGCTGGATGGTGACCTGATGGGTGAAGAGGTTGGCCCGCGGACGTTCACGCGTGAGGACCGCGCGCGGTACCGGGAGAAGATCCGGCACTGCCTCGACGTCTTCGCCGAGATGCTGCGCGAGTCCCGGTTCGACGTCGACCGGCCGCTCACCGGGATGGAGATCGAACTCAACCTCGTCGACGACTACTCGATGCCCGCGATGCGCAACGCCGAGGTGCTGACCGCGGTCGCCGACCCGCAGTTCCAGACCGAACTGGGCCAGTTCAACGTCGAGATCAACGTCGCCCCGCGCCAACTCGCCGGCACCGGTACGGCCGACTTCGAATCCGACGTACGGGCCAGCCTGAACTCGGCGAACCTGAAGGCCCGTACGGTCGACACCCAACTGGTCATGATCGGCATCCTGCCGACGCTGCGGTCGGACCACCTCACCGTCGACGCACTGTCGGCGAACCCCCGCTACACCCTGCTCAACGAGCAGATCTTCGCCGCGCGCGGGGAGAACGTGGCGATCCGGATCGCCGGTGTGGAGCGGTTGGAGACCACCGCCGACACCATCACCCCCGAGGCCGCCTGCACCAGCACCCAGTTCCACGTACAGGTCAGTCCGGCCCAGTTCGCCGCGTACTGGAACGCCGCCCAGGCGATCGCCGGCGTCCAGATCGCGCTCGGGGCCAACGCACCGTTCCTGTTCGGCCGGGAACTCTGGCGGGAGACCCGGATTCCGCTGTTCGAGCAGTCCACCGACACCCGGCCGGAGGAAATCAAAGCCCAGGGCGTACGGCCGCGGGTGTGGTTCGGGGAACGCTGGATCACCTCGGTGTTCGACCTGTTCGAGGAGAACGTCCGCTACTTCCCGGCGCTCCTGCCGATCTGCGACGCCGAACAACCGGCGGCCACCCTGGCCCGCGGCGACATCCCCGCCCTGTCCGAACTGCGGCTGCACAACGGGACCGTCTACCGGTGGAACCGCCCGGTGTACGACGTGGTCCACGGGCGCCCGCACCTGCGGGTGGAGAACCGCGTGCTGCCGGCCGGGCCGACGGTGGTCGACACCATCGCCAACGCGGCCTTCTACTTCGGGCTGGTCCGCAGCCTGGCCGAGTCCGACCGCCCGCTCTGGTCGCAGATGTCGTTCAGTGCCGCCGAGGAGAACTTCCACACCTGCGCCCGGCAGGGCATCGCCGCCCATGTCTACTGGCCCGGTCTGGGCTACCTGCCGGTGACCGAACTGGTGCTGCGCCGCCTGCTGCCCCTGGCCCGCAGCGGCCTGGACCGGTGGGGGCTGGCGCCGGCCGAGTCCGACCGGCTGCTCGGCATCATCGAGCAGCGCTGCCTGACCGGGCGTAACGGCGCGACCTGGCAGGTGGCCACCCTGCACGAGCTGGAACGTGCCGGCGGACTCGACCGGTCGGCCGCGCTCTGCGAGGTGCTCCGGCGCTACATGCCGCTGATGCACAGCAACCAGCCCGTGCACGAGTGGCCGTACCCGGACTGACCCGGCTCAGGCCGTCAGGACCACCTTGTTGCAGTCCTTCTGCTTGTTCTTGAACATCTCGTACGCCTGCGGAGCCTCGTCCAGCGGCATCCGGTGGGTGACCACGAAGCTCGGGTCGATCTCGCCCCGGCGGATCCGGTCCAGCAGCGGCCGCAGGTAACGCTGGACGTGGCACTGACCGCTGCGCAGGGTCAGCGACCGGTTCATCAGCGAACCCATGGGAAACTTGTCGACGAACCCGCCGTAGACCCCGATGACCGAGACGATGCCGGCGTTCCTACAACTCATGATCGCCTCACGTAGCGCGTGCGGCCGGTCGGTCTCCAGCCGTACCGCCTGCTTGCCCCGGTCGTACGCGTTGATCGCACCCGACGGGTGGTGCGACTCCGTTCCCACCGCGTCGATGCAGGCGTCCGGCCCACGGCCGGCGGTCAGCTCCCGCAGCGCCTCGAGCACGTCGGTCTGCTCGTAGTTGATGATCTCCGCGCCGGTGTTCTCCTGAGCGATCCGCAGCCGTTGCGGGTACCGGTCGATGGCGATCACCCGCTCCGCGCCGAGCATCCGCGCGCTGGCCATGGCGAACTGCCCCACCGGGCCGGCGCCCCAGACCGCGATGACGTCGCCACGTTGGATGTCGCACATCTCCGCACCCATGTAGCCGGTCGGGAAGATGTCGGACAGGAAGAGCACCTGCTCGTCCCGGAAATCGCCCTCGATCTTGATCGGGCCGACGTCGGCGAACGGAACGCGGGCGTACTCGGCCTGCCCGCCGGCGAAACCACCGAGCATGTGCGAGTAGCCGTAGACACCGGCCGGCGCGTGGCCCATCACCATCTCCGCCAGAGCCGCGTTCGGGTTCGAGTTCTCGCAGACCGAGAAGAAGCCGTGCGTACAGGCGGCGCAGTGACCGCAGGCGATCGGGAACGGCACCACGACCCGGTCACCGACGCGCAGGTTGCGGACCTCCCGACCCAGCTCGACCACCTCGCCCATGAACTCGTGGCCGAGGATGTCGCCCTTCTTCATGGTCGGGATGTAGCCGTCGTACAGGTGCAGGTCGGAGCCGCAGATCGCGGTCGAGGTGATCCGGATGATGGCATCCCGATCACTGAGGATCCGTGGGTCCGGCACCTCGCGTACCTCGACGGTGTTGCGGCCCATCCAGCAGTTCGCTCGCATCGTGGCTCCCCCGTTCGCCGGACCGCTACCGATCCCTCATCCGGCCAGTGGCTGGGCCGGGCGCCGCATCATGTGTCGACGGAGATCCGTACCGTCCGGGCTGCTGTCCGACCGCACGATCTCGCCCGTCTCGATCACCTGCTTGAACCGGCGCAGATCATCCTTGACCTGCTGCGTCGGCTCCTCACCGAAGAGCTTGGCGACCATCCGTCCGAGCTTGCCGGCGGGCGGCGCGTAGCCCAGTTCCACCCTGACCTCGGTGCCCCGTCCACCGGGAACCGTGACGAACCGCACCCGGCCCGCGTTCGGCACCAGCGTGCCGGGCAGCGAGCGCCAGGCGAGCACCTCGGACGGCCGGTCCTCGACGATCTCGGCGTCCCAGTACACGCTGCGCCCCGCCGGCGCTTTGGCCGTCCACCGGGACCGCCCGTCGCCGCCCACCCGTACCGACTCCAGGTGGCGCATGAAGCGGGGCAGGTTGGCGAGGTCCCGCCAGAACCGGTAGACCTCGTCGGGGGGTCGGTTGACCGTCACCGACGCCCGCAGCCGCATCACCCGTCCGTTGGCCCGAGCGGCGCGGGTCGCCAACACAGCGGCGAAGAGGTCGAGCGCGGTGACGGCGCCGATGACGCCCGTGGTCACGCTCAGCCGCCGGCGCCGCTCGCGGTCGCCCGTCCTCAGGGCCAGACCGAGCACACTCAGGTCCATCGCGTCCCCGGCGACCCGGGTCCAGGTCCACAGCGCCGGCCGTCGCCCGCTGAGCAACCCGGCGGCACTGCCCAACTCGCGTGCCCCCACGCCTCGCAGGACGGTCTGGTGGTCCGGGAGGTGGTCCAGACCGGCGATCTCGGCGAGCCGGTCCGGTACGGCCAACAGCGCGACGCCGAGTCCGGCGCTGAGGACACCGAGCAACCGGGGCATCGGCCCCGTCCCCCTGGTGGCCACCTCGGGCGGTTCCTCCGCCGATCCGGCCCCGTCTGCGCCACCCACCCGTCACACCTCTCGCCGTGGCCCCGCTCGTCGAGCAGACCGACCCGGACGGCGGGTCGCCCGTGCTCGACGACCGCCGCCGTACGCCCTCACCACAAGCTAACCTGCGGTTCTTGGCGCGCCGGGTGAACGCGGAACAAGCACCCGACCGGGCCGGCGGCCATCCGGACCGGAGGTGGTCCACCCCCGCCGGTCATGGTCGAACGACGGTGGACGATCGACCCGATCGGAGGATGCTCGGTCACCACTGTGGAGGCGGTTGACGGACGCCCGGCCGAGGTGCCGGTGTCGTCGGTCACCTTCGGGCTTTTCGGGATGCGGATCCGGCCCGCGTGCACTTTCCTTGTACGTGGGGTCGCGTGCCGCGGTGTGGCGGTGGGACGGCCCGCCCGGCCGGTTCGGCCGCACCCCTTCCCGCTCTTCTTCTGCCGGCACCGGTGCCGGCATGCCCACTCTCGCTTGGACGGAGACGAATGTGA of the Micromonospora sp. NBC_01796 genome contains:
- the ctaD gene encoding aa3-type cytochrome oxidase subunit I encodes the protein MPKRVTTEPERERGPIVLAPARFGGYPGPIRSSIRGSHLIKLLGTTDAKQIGILYLITSFVFFILGGVMAMLMRAELGRPGLQFLSNEQYNQLFTMHGTIMLLLFATPLVFAFGNYVVPLQIGAPDVSFPRLNAFAYWLYLLGGSLVMLGFLTPDGAADFGWTAYTPLSRAQHSPGIGPDMWVIGLVVSGLGTILGAVNMITTIITLRAPGMTMFRMPIFTWNILLTAVLVILVFPLLAAALLALYADRRIDAHVYDPATGGPLLWQHLFWFFGHPEVYIVALPFFGIITEIIPVFSRKPIFGYKGIVFATIAITVLSMTVWAHHMFGTGQVLLPFFSILSYLIAVPTGVKFFNWIGTMWKGQISFETPMLFAIGFLVTFLFGGLTGVLLASPPVDWHVTDTYFVVAHFHYVLFGTIVFAAFGGIYFWFPKMTGRMLDERLGKLHFWTMFIGFHGTFLVQHWLGNEGMPRRYADYLPTDGFTVLNMVSTISSFILGASTLFIIYNLWKSYRFGRIVAVDDPWGFGNSLEWATSCPPPLRNFDRMPRIRSERPAFDAKYGPLVADLGRDLPQRSTKPPQDIGDELHAEQHHGSDKSSPEGAYGAREATRWQPDPRSGARPIEVPEPEEVRRPSFEPSAPDVHLDNDRGGPSSEHWRTGQPPEEGGKG
- a CDS encoding SigB/SigF/SigG family RNA polymerase sigma factor, which encodes MFGQISTGTTTNASTTTSTDTPTTTPTPAPNERGLEDLDAAALAYAARIEGLPDERRQEARDDLVRFALPFAGRLARRYRGRGEPLEDLEQVARLGLVNAVDRYDPERGSFTAYAAITIVGEIKRHFRDRTWGVHVPRRLRDLILEVGQATAALTSELSRAPTVAELAARLETPQEEILAALESAAGYSPASLNAPVGGESSAEFGDLVGESDADLESVDDRVTVSGLLGRLPWRERRILAMRFYGNQTQAEIAARFGISQMHVSRLLSRALTWLRQAMLADAPAPWQAGGVDPDAPETRLSVRQSGDRTVIAIGGELDRDTSDQLRRAVVDAVSSGQPTEVVVDLVDVGLLEPGGIAALIAGRDAAARSGVALKLTRAQPGVRHSLASAGLAPLHE
- a CDS encoding thiamine pyrophosphate-requiring protein — its product is MAEPTRVVADLLVERLRAWHVPRVFGASGDGVEGIVAALQRAGGKPAFVQARHEETAGFMATGHAKYSGGVGVCLATQGPGAIHLLGGLYDAKLDGKPVVAIVGQQLEGPYGAAYREIELLRLFSDVCEFVRVASTAEQVPSLIDRAFRTAVATRSPTCVIVPQQLQTAAVPDLPPRSDGVFSMAPGLPPARVMPHEEDLNAAAQLLGAGRRVAMLVGQGGYGAADEIVALADRVGAGITTSLLGKPVLDERLPFHTGVMGELGTTASAQLLGGCDTLLLVGTNDPWTDYYPMPGQAAVIQIDIDGRRVANRYPVDVPLIGDAAETLRALLDRVPQRANREWRETIEVSFDRWWSDATARADAPAEPMNPQHVLRELSPRLPWDSAVAVDVGSVTYWYARHVQLPPGVPAHLSSTLGATGCSLPYGIAAKLAAPDRPVVVLAGDGAMQLNGLAELVTVANRWHEWADPRFVVLVLNNRDQAGMSQTQRGAGQVAVPEAQRLPDVPYAGWARLLGMHGLRIDRPEMMGAAWDEALAADRPTLIEAVVDASVPLSPPDQPFADLRGLLADRAEDGGEVASRARAELVRERADGGDDLT
- a CDS encoding baeRF2 domain-containing protein, whose product is MELSFLRPIYARPGPWASVYLDASRDSQDARPALDLRWRALRERLAQQRADPATVAALDSVVRGHDPMAGDYGIAAFATDGEVVLTEYLSAPPLKDIAANGPLAHTMPLLAQRGEQVPWVRVLADRTGASVDGVSAGGVARRAEVGGGNTFPVRRVKPGAWSQGNFQRAALTAWKRNAGDAAAATAELADAVGAEVVVVAGDTQARTMLAAQLPARWQDRIVHTDAGFRAAGSDNSALDDVTVQAIAEVATAHADAALDKFGMQEQIGNGMDAVVTALQRSQVENMLLVHDASSTDQLWIGPEPTDIATGPDQLTAMSVADPQPVRADAALVRALVATDAGLTVLGPDEAPELPDGVGAILRYADASTPGRTDG
- a CDS encoding DUF3817 domain-containing protein, whose translation is MRRTAQKLFVVAAIAEAISWLALLTGMIFKYGPTENEIGVQIFGPIHGGLFVAYVGLVLLVSRLGRWSWSVTLVALVCAIPPLATLGFERWARRRGLLSDPAPARTPVPVA